The following DNA comes from Caretta caretta isolate rCarCar2 chromosome 10, rCarCar1.hap1, whole genome shotgun sequence.
TTCCTCGATCGGTCATAACAGTAGCAGCTCTTGGACGGAGAGAAAAAGGTAAATCTAcaaaaggtacagggagagagGCACAGGCAGCATGATTCCTCTCCACTGATTTTATTTCTGTACATTTGGAAGGCCACACTCTCCTCTCCCTATGTGGCAGGGAAAACTTAATGCCCTCCACTAAGATGATGTGCTGGGAACTGAACTGCAACTTACTGTTTTTTTCCAAGTAAACTGCCCCTTCCACAGGTTTGTCTGCAGGAGAGTATAATGTAGCTACTGGATTCACAATGCATATATAGTAAAGAGATAATTTAAGTGTACTTTAGGGGAGAATGATGCTTCTTTATCCCATTCCAGTGATGTTACAAAAATCAAAGGGGATTATGTCAGAAATTTCCATCATTCTATAAATGGGATTTATATGAATATGCACTATAGAAATGAATATAAATTAATTGTACTGTGTCAGAAaatgatccccctcctgccaaaAAATCTAATTTATATAAAACTTGGTTTCACAGGTGTATTGAGAACTATACAGGAGCCCGTTGTGAAGAAGTTTTGCTACCTAGTCTCAAGACCCAAATTAAAAGTGAACTGTTTGCAGCTTTCTTGACTTCAGTTGTTGTTCTAGGAATTCTTGTAATTGGAGCATTCTACTTCCTTTGCAGGTAAAAGTGCTTCAGAGTACTGAAGCTAGTCAATCAAGTAGAAATTTATTTTCAGGTAATCATATACTAattatttgaatttaaaattatGTAATGAATTATACATTAGATACGCATGATTATTCAGCAAAATTAATCGACCCTTTTGctcttaatattttattttctaatttgtAGTTCTCTGGAATGCCTTTTTCAGTTTTGTCAGCTGTAGTTACTTTACAAAAGCTCGTTGTGACCCACAGTTTCCTATAACAACTAAAAGCATATCCAGAATCAGAGAGTATAACACATTAAGGTATAACTCACTTTACATTGCCAGTTTTCAAAAAAGTAGAGGTAGAAGCCAGTCAGCTGCAGTGCTCAGAAATCAGAACactggctaaaattttcaaaagcatctcatTATATAGGATACGCTGTCCCATTGAAAGAcaacttaggcacttttgagaaTTTTACCCTTCAACTGTAAAAATAAGATGTACTATAGAATTACCACATACAGGGACAATTTCTGATTCTCTCTGTATGGCTGTGCTGGGAATGGGGAGAGCTGAGCTATTCTACTGAGTCAATTTGGTAGCCACACTAAGAGGGttagctccagcccaggagcactAAAGGCACAGGTACAGAGGAATCTGAAGAGGACAACCTTAGAAACAGCCACGTTCAGGAGCAAGCTCAGGTTCAAGTTTGTTTGTTATTTAAGTTACTAAAAAAATGCCAAAAATGCCAGCGGCTTACAGCTACTGTTACCTTAGGTCTGGACTATAattaagttttgccagcatactTATGTCAGTTAAGAACATGGGTTGAAAAGAATCACCTCCctagctgacatagctatgccagaaagagccctggtgtagacacaatTAAACCAGAAAAGACGTTATTTAATTCAGGGAACTGACATAAGCAAGAGAACCCTTTTTCTGATATAAACTGCATCTCCGTTAGGATGGTTTGCCTATATAGCAAGCAATACCAGCAACCCCTGTCTAGCATAGACAAGATTGTAGATGTTTTTACAAGTCAGCACTAACAGTAATCTCACAGTTAttactttaaaatacatttgtcGGCCACCTTAAAACACTGGTACTTCATCTGTCAAAAAATGTTCCTGTAACATTTAcagttgtgtgtttttttgtttttttttaaaaaaaaagcgtTAGGAGTTATACTGGAGATTAAGATAACAAATCAGGTTCTTGTTCCAGCATAACACAGGAAACTTTTTTACACAAATGAACGATTCACTATCTGCATTATTCACATATACTTGGTTTTCTAGACATCCCAGGTATCCTGTTTTTACTTATGCTTATTCTCCTGAGTATCTGGAGACTATAGTTAGCTCAGGGCTAATATTAGTGCCCTGACTTAACTCAGATGTATATACGTCAGCCCAATCAGTAGTCACATTTTAACAGCAAGGAAGTAGATCAACAGTACTTTTCCAGCTCATACCCTGTCATAAAACTATCTGCACATATTTCCACCTTTACCAGCCAGCATTTTAATCCCTGAAATACAGTCTAGTTCACTTTTATTATTAGTGACCACTAACTTGTGGCCTAACTCCACGAGCGGTCTTTGCTCCAAAAGCTCTCACACATCGCTCACTTGTAGCCTTCCCTTGGCTGTGACTGACTAGGCCTCCTGCACTTCTCATTTCTTTATCCCTCCAAATCCATGTTGGGCCCTCTATGGAGCAGACTCAGTTGCTCCTCTGAAAGTCCCTTTTCACAACTAGACTTGTTTCATCAGCTGATGTAATGGAAACTTGCTGAATGCTCATTTTTCCCCTTAACCAAATACAATTAGAAGAAGCAAAATTATTTTATAGAAATACTCTCGATAATCAAGAGACAGTTGTAAAGGATATCAAAACTGTTGCATTCACCATTTTGATTAAATCAGTCCTCCCTATCATTGAGACAGGAAACCCTCTCCATTTCATTAAGCTCCAGAGGAGCTAGTGGCAAGAGTATTCACTTCTAGAATTGCTGTGAATTCAccgaaataataataaaacaaggcCTTTACTAGCCTTTTAAAATACATGCCAGCAGTCTTGCAGTTCTTTAGAGGTGAGATTTTCTTTTGGGTAGAGGAGCTGAAAAGTGACCCCAATACAACAGAACTGCAGAGGTTTTAACATACACAGGATACATAGCACAGGAGTGATCAAGCATAGGGACTCCTCTCCTCATGCATGCAGtagagctggggaaggggtgcaggcatTGACCCCTGAGTCCACAGTTTAATGGCTAAAGATCCCTGTGCAAGGGAACACTACCACTATTCTAATTCAGGTACTAGAATAACATCCACACAGAATGCATGCAGCTTCCCTGATCATTGGTTTGCAGGGTGATCCTAAACTCCATGTCCATTGACTCAGGCTTTGCGCAGGGGATGTTCAGGATTAATTCCTCCCTATGGAAATAACAAAAGGGCAGCAACTCAGTCTTCCCATATTGGATCTTGTATCCAGAATATAACACAGACTACTGTGGGAGATCTCAAAAAACAAGGGACTGATTTCTCTTGTCATAAAGAAAGGAACTTCACTTGCTGTATAAAGGGAATATTAGCCTTGTAGTCTTCATCATTCCAGAGAAGCCTAATATGGTATTGCTTTACT
Coding sequences within:
- the NRG4 gene encoding pro-neuregulin-4, membrane-bound isoform isoform X4; this translates as MRTDHEELCGTSYGSFCLNGGICYMIPTVSSPFCRCIENYTGARCEEVLLPSLKTQIKSELFAAFLTSVVVLGILVIGAFYFLCRDDLGSPASLFVIGN